Proteins encoded within one genomic window of Thermodesulfobacteriota bacterium:
- the ileS gene encoding isoleucine--tRNA ligase: protein MSEAKKINYKDTLNLPRTDFPMKANLAQKEPEFQKRWKKIDLYGRIRERSKGREKFVFHDGPPYANGPIHLGHLLNKVLKDIVVRSRTMLGFDVDFVPGWDCHGLPIEHKVLKELGEEAKDLSRLKIRYKCQSYAEKYVKLQSGQMQSLGTTGDYENPYLTMIPAYEAGVLEVFAELLKHGLIYRDLKPVHWSIENRTALADAELEYYERVDKSVYVLFEVENTDMLPDGLNVPAGGKPSLLIWTTTPWTLPANLAVAISPDGDYGLYKATKNGSETLVILVDNLAETVFRKAGVEDYTKLGGVKGRDIAAAGVMYTHPFAGRTSRVVTADYVLFDEGTGLVHTAPGHGVEDYQTGLREGLDIYCPVLGDGTFDDTVPEWLRGMDVWTANGVIAERLTESGHLFHEEEYPHSYPHDWRSKSPTIFRATEQWFIAVDKKVDEFGGSLRDLALKYCESGIDFYPEWGRNRLRGMLESRPDWCISRQRAWGLPIPAFVNDKGECLLTPASVKVIIEKIRQKGSNAWFQGTDEEILEGYDPLSDPDAPEWAGEEGALGKLTRGMDIFDVWFESGSSWHSVLEQRGIGFPADLYLEGSDQHRGWFQLSLLPALGARGRPPFKALLTHGFMVDAQGRKMSKSGGNALEVEELLKQHGADICRWWVSSLKYTNDIKVDWEFFRVAGDEYRKVRNTIRFLLGNISDFDPETDAVEFGEEDRHSLDAWAMAELAKFIRETVEAYTGFQYKLANEIIFKFCYDTLSAVYLAATKDRLYCEKSGSRKRRRSQTAMYRITDALVRLLAPILVHTADEAYLSLKGLPADSKESVHLAGLPEAVDVPADPAWREALDLRARVLKALEDAKEAQGISNPLDAGVTVTVDEKLYKKLKPFEPELPDLAGVSRFKILEGKEIAIKISDLSGEPRCERSWKRDGTVKERPDGGFLSDRDAEALGMD from the coding sequence ATGTCAGAGGCCAAGAAGATAAATTACAAGGATACGCTTAACCTTCCGCGCACGGACTTCCCCATGAAGGCTAATCTCGCGCAGAAGGAGCCTGAATTCCAGAAGCGCTGGAAGAAGATCGATCTCTACGGCAGGATCAGGGAAAGATCGAAGGGCAGGGAGAAGTTCGTCTTCCACGACGGGCCGCCCTACGCCAACGGCCCGATTCACCTGGGGCATCTTCTGAACAAGGTGCTGAAAGACATCGTCGTACGTTCGCGCACGATGCTCGGGTTCGACGTCGATTTCGTCCCCGGCTGGGACTGCCACGGCCTCCCGATCGAGCACAAGGTGTTAAAGGAGCTCGGCGAGGAGGCAAAGGACCTTTCACGCCTCAAGATAAGATACAAGTGCCAGTCGTACGCCGAAAAATACGTAAAGCTCCAGTCGGGGCAGATGCAGAGCCTCGGCACGACGGGGGACTACGAAAACCCCTACCTCACAATGATCCCGGCCTACGAAGCGGGCGTCCTCGAAGTCTTCGCCGAGCTCCTGAAGCACGGCCTCATATACAGGGACCTGAAGCCTGTCCACTGGTCCATAGAGAACAGGACGGCGCTCGCCGACGCCGAGCTCGAATACTACGAAAGGGTGGATAAGAGCGTCTACGTTTTATTCGAGGTGGAGAATACGGACATGCTTCCCGACGGGTTAAACGTTCCGGCGGGCGGAAAGCCGTCGCTCCTTATATGGACGACGACCCCGTGGACGCTCCCCGCGAACCTTGCCGTAGCCATATCGCCCGACGGCGACTACGGGCTTTATAAAGCTACCAAAAACGGGAGCGAAACCTTGGTCATACTGGTCGATAACCTCGCCGAGACGGTTTTCAGGAAGGCCGGCGTCGAGGATTACACGAAGCTCGGAGGCGTGAAGGGCAGGGACATAGCGGCCGCGGGCGTAATGTATACGCACCCCTTCGCGGGACGGACGAGCAGGGTGGTAACTGCCGACTACGTCCTCTTCGACGAGGGCACGGGGCTCGTCCACACCGCCCCCGGCCACGGCGTCGAGGACTACCAGACAGGGCTCAGGGAAGGGCTCGACATATACTGCCCCGTCCTCGGCGACGGCACGTTCGACGACACCGTGCCCGAATGGCTCCGCGGCATGGACGTATGGACGGCGAACGGCGTAATCGCCGAGCGTCTCACCGAATCCGGGCACCTCTTCCACGAGGAGGAATATCCCCACAGCTATCCCCACGACTGGCGGAGCAAATCGCCGACGATATTCCGCGCGACCGAGCAGTGGTTCATCGCCGTCGACAAGAAGGTGGACGAATTCGGAGGCTCGCTCAGGGACCTCGCCTTAAAGTACTGCGAGTCGGGGATAGACTTCTATCCCGAGTGGGGACGGAACAGGCTCCGGGGAATGCTCGAATCAAGGCCCGACTGGTGCATAAGCCGCCAGCGCGCGTGGGGGCTCCCGATACCGGCGTTCGTGAACGATAAGGGCGAGTGCCTTCTAACCCCCGCATCCGTAAAGGTCATAATCGAGAAAATAAGACAGAAGGGCTCTAACGCCTGGTTCCAGGGTACGGACGAGGAGATACTCGAAGGATACGATCCGCTCTCGGACCCGGACGCCCCGGAATGGGCCGGGGAAGAGGGCGCGCTCGGGAAGCTCACGCGCGGCATGGACATATTCGACGTCTGGTTCGAGTCGGGCTCGTCCTGGCACTCCGTCCTCGAGCAGAGGGGCATAGGCTTCCCGGCCGACCTCTACCTCGAAGGGTCCGACCAGCACAGGGGATGGTTCCAGCTCTCCTTACTACCCGCCCTTGGCGCGCGCGGGAGGCCGCCCTTCAAGGCGCTCCTCACGCACGGCTTCATGGTCGATGCGCAGGGCAGGAAGATGAGCAAGTCCGGCGGCAACGCCCTCGAGGTCGAAGAGCTCCTTAAGCAGCACGGGGCCGACATATGCAGGTGGTGGGTGAGCTCGCTCAAGTATACGAACGACATAAAAGTTGACTGGGAATTTTTCCGCGTCGCCGGGGACGAGTACAGGAAGGTCAGGAACACGATAAGGTTCCTCCTCGGCAACATAAGCGACTTCGACCCCGAGACCGATGCGGTCGAGTTCGGCGAGGAGGACAGGCATTCCCTCGACGCGTGGGCCATGGCGGAGCTCGCGAAGTTCATACGCGAGACTGTAGAGGCCTACACCGGGTTCCAGTACAAGCTCGCCAACGAAATAATATTCAAATTCTGCTACGATACCCTGAGCGCCGTCTACCTCGCGGCGACGAAGGACAGGCTCTACTGCGAGAAGTCAGGCAGCCGGAAGAGAAGGAGGTCGCAGACGGCGATGTACCGCATAACCGACGCCCTCGTGCGGCTCCTCGCCCCGATACTGGTCCATACGGCGGACGAGGCGTATCTTTCGCTGAAAGGGCTTCCGGCCGACTCCAAAGAGAGCGTTCATCTCGCCGGGCTTCCAGAAGCCGTGGACGTCCCGGCGGACCCGGCGTGGCGAGAAGCCCTCGACCTCAGGGCCAGGGTGCTTAAGGCGCTGGAAGACGCCAAGGAAGCCCAGGGCATATCCAACCCTCTCGACGCCGGCGTTACGGTTACGGTTGACGAAAAGCTCTACAAGAAATTAAAGCCGTTCGAGCCCGAGCTTCCGGACCTCGCGGGCGTGAGCAGGTTCAAGATACTCGAAGGGAAAGAGATCGCTATAAAGATATCGGACCTTTCGGGCGAGCCGCGCTGCGAGCGCTCCTGGAAGCGCGACGGCACCGTCAAAGAGCGCCCGGACGGCGGCTTCCTCTCCGACAGGGACGCCGAAGCGCTGGGCATGGATTAA
- a CDS encoding SDR family NAD(P)-dependent oxidoreductase, protein MNQLAGRTAIVTGGTGALGRAVTFELLTRGANVMCTYLKDEELNGSLLLRQSFGDRVVFGKADVIRQPHVAKLVSKTEEMFSRIDILVNVVGGFTMGPIGATGEDDWDAMMGMNLKSAFLCSRAVVPVMIMNGWGRIVNVGSRPALKGSARMSAYGASKAGVLNLTQSMAEELREHDITVNAVIPGTMDTPGNRASMPDGDYSKWVPPPDVARVVAFLSSEEARSVSGAFVPVFGKS, encoded by the coding sequence ATGAATCAGCTAGCGGGCAGGACGGCTATAGTCACGGGCGGCACGGGCGCGCTCGGAAGGGCCGTTACGTTCGAGCTGCTCACGCGCGGCGCGAACGTCATGTGCACCTACCTCAAGGACGAGGAGCTTAACGGCTCGCTCTTGCTCCGGCAGTCTTTCGGAGACAGGGTAGTCTTCGGCAAGGCCGACGTCATTCGGCAGCCCCACGTCGCCAAGCTCGTGTCCAAAACGGAGGAGATGTTCTCCCGCATCGACATACTGGTGAACGTCGTCGGCGGATTCACGATGGGGCCGATAGGGGCCACGGGCGAGGACGACTGGGACGCCATGATGGGCATGAACCTCAAGTCCGCCTTCCTCTGCTCAAGGGCCGTCGTTCCCGTCATGATAATGAACGGCTGGGGCAGGATAGTGAACGTCGGCTCCCGGCCCGCGCTCAAGGGCTCGGCGCGCATGAGTGCGTACGGCGCGTCCAAGGCGGGCGTGCTGAACCTCACGCAGTCGATGGCCGAGGAGCTCCGCGAGCACGACATAACCGTGAACGCCGTCATACCGGGAACCATGGACACCCCCGGGAACAGGGCCTCTATGCCCGACGGGGATTATTCGAAATGGGTGCCGCCGCCCGACGTGGCCAGGGTGGTGGCGTTTCTCTCCTCGGAGGAAGCCCGCTCCGTGAGCGGTGCGTTCGTGCCCGTGTTCGGGAAGTCGTAG
- a CDS encoding ATP-binding protein translates to MSENDTAEVIHEPEREIAHIRITPEKSHIKALIDMVTGIAVSNGMRTPTAERLDKVLADIIENIVAHGFEGDIRKPVEVIIYRRLHSLVIAVEDKGLPFDYDKLEKGEEKRFRAHMSRHYADEVKFRSLGKGGNRTEIVKNLPSMDIREVMDIAEHHEHVKLPEAPGDENIGVAMLDPGGIHELVRLVFKCYGYTYANDFMYVPEQIESLLKSGLMLSSGAYNSRNELIGHVGFIFSAPGAKVAESGEAVVDPRYRGRGLFQMMKNYLKDFVTQQNVIGIYGEAVTVHPYSQKGSIELGGRETGFLLGYSPGTVKFESISEDERPRRQSVAFMFTPLLSSGPETIYVPEAYEQIISEIYERLGYARNIVAENGRTGVKGRHPGAASVSIRHDHNQARIVIEKIGRKTIDEIRFHLKHLTLERFDCIYADLPVKQKGAGYVGSVLRDMGFFFGCVIPEYGDGDVFRLQYLNNVKISRDDIKTASDFGRKLLDTILDDMERAGSGFPLK, encoded by the coding sequence ATGAGCGAAAACGACACCGCCGAAGTAATACACGAGCCCGAAAGAGAAATCGCACATATACGCATAACGCCCGAGAAGAGCCACATCAAGGCGCTGATAGACATGGTGACGGGCATCGCCGTTTCAAACGGCATGCGGACGCCCACTGCCGAGAGACTGGACAAGGTACTGGCCGATATAATCGAAAACATAGTCGCCCACGGCTTCGAGGGCGACATCAGGAAGCCCGTCGAGGTAATCATATACAGGCGGCTCCACTCGCTCGTGATAGCGGTTGAAGACAAGGGCCTTCCGTTCGATTACGACAAGCTCGAAAAGGGCGAAGAGAAGAGGTTCAGGGCCCACATGTCGCGGCACTATGCGGACGAGGTGAAATTCAGGAGCCTCGGCAAGGGCGGCAACAGGACCGAGATCGTGAAGAACCTCCCGTCCATGGACATAAGAGAGGTCATGGACATCGCGGAGCACCACGAGCACGTCAAACTCCCCGAAGCCCCCGGCGACGAAAATATAGGCGTCGCCATGCTCGACCCGGGCGGTATTCACGAGCTCGTGAGGCTCGTGTTCAAGTGTTACGGCTACACGTACGCGAACGACTTCATGTATGTGCCGGAGCAGATCGAGTCCCTTCTAAAGAGCGGCCTCATGCTGTCGTCGGGGGCGTACAACAGCAGGAACGAGCTCATAGGGCACGTCGGATTCATATTCAGCGCGCCGGGCGCGAAGGTGGCCGAATCCGGAGAGGCCGTCGTCGATCCGCGGTACAGGGGGCGCGGCCTTTTCCAGATGATGAAGAATTACCTGAAGGACTTCGTCACGCAGCAGAACGTGATCGGTATATACGGCGAGGCCGTCACCGTCCACCCCTACAGCCAGAAGGGGAGCATAGAGCTCGGCGGCCGCGAGACGGGATTCTTGCTCGGCTACAGCCCCGGGACGGTAAAGTTCGAGAGCATATCCGAGGACGAGAGGCCAAGGCGGCAGTCCGTCGCGTTCATGTTCACGCCGCTCCTTTCGAGCGGGCCCGAAACGATATACGTCCCCGAGGCGTACGAGCAAATCATTTCCGAAATATACGAGCGGCTCGGCTATGCGAGGAACATAGTCGCCGAGAACGGCCGCACAGGCGTCAAGGGCAGGCACCCCGGCGCGGCGTCCGTCTCGATACGGCACGACCACAACCAGGCGCGAATCGTCATCGAGAAAATCGGCCGGAAAACGATAGACGAAATACGGTTTCATCTCAAGCACCTGACACTCGAAAGGTTCGACTGCATATACGCCGACCTCCCCGTAAAACAGAAAGGCGCCGGATACGTCGGCTCGGTTCTCCGGGACATGGGATTTTTCTTCGGATGCGTGATACCCGAATACGGCGACGGCGACGTCTTCAGGCTCCAGTACCTTAACAACGTAAAGATATCACGGGACGACATAAAAACGGCGTCCGACTTCGGACGGAAGCTACTGGATACGATACTGGACGATATGGAAAGGGCCGGTTCGGGCTTCCCCCTGAAATAA
- the lpdA gene encoding dihydrolipoyl dehydrogenase, which produces MTNENEKAEVVVIGAGPGGYPAAFLAADLGLDVTLIDPEEFPGGVCLYRGCIPSKALLHAARVITEAAQAADWGISYPKPEIDAGKLRAWKDGVVGKFVSGLGQLSKMRKVKYIRGRAAFTGPRTLEIIKTNGDTQKLSFEYAVIATGSRPAGIPGINVTSHHILDSTSALDLPSVPKSMLIVGGGYIGLELGTVYAALGTEITVAEMSSGLMPGADRDLVRILQKRIEGIYKAVMLETRVTSLKQIENGILATVENKGDKPVETAFDKVLVSVGRKPNSEGIGLENTSVERDAKGFIKVDEHRRTKEPRIFAIGDVAGEPMLAHKATHEGRVVAEVLAGKKSAFEPNAIPAVVFTDPEIAWCGLTETEAREKKIPFTIARFPWAASGRASTLDRPDGVTKLVLEPDTGRVLGVGIAGVGAGELISEGVLAVEMGALAEDIALSIHPHPTLSETFMEAAESFVGSSTHFYKTKKS; this is translated from the coding sequence GTGACGAATGAAAACGAAAAAGCGGAGGTCGTCGTTATCGGGGCGGGCCCGGGCGGCTACCCGGCCGCATTCCTCGCGGCGGACCTAGGGCTCGACGTTACGCTCATAGACCCCGAGGAGTTCCCGGGCGGGGTGTGTCTCTACAGGGGCTGCATTCCGTCCAAGGCGCTTCTCCACGCGGCCAGGGTCATAACCGAAGCCGCGCAGGCGGCCGACTGGGGCATCTCGTACCCGAAACCCGAAATCGACGCCGGAAAGCTCCGCGCGTGGAAAGACGGCGTCGTGGGGAAATTCGTGAGCGGCCTCGGCCAGCTCTCGAAAATGCGCAAGGTGAAGTACATACGCGGCCGGGCGGCGTTCACCGGCCCGCGAACGCTCGAAATAATAAAGACCAACGGCGACACGCAGAAGCTCTCCTTCGAATATGCCGTAATCGCGACCGGCTCGCGGCCGGCGGGGATACCGGGGATAAACGTGACGTCGCACCACATACTGGATTCCACCTCGGCTCTCGACCTGCCGTCCGTGCCGAAGTCGATGCTGATCGTCGGCGGGGGATATATAGGGCTCGAGCTCGGGACTGTGTACGCCGCACTCGGGACGGAGATCACCGTGGCCGAAATGTCTTCGGGCCTGATGCCGGGGGCGGACAGGGACCTCGTACGCATACTCCAGAAAAGGATAGAGGGTATATACAAGGCAGTGATGCTCGAAACCAGGGTCACGAGCCTTAAGCAAATAGAAAACGGCATACTGGCCACGGTCGAGAATAAAGGGGACAAGCCGGTCGAGACGGCGTTCGACAAGGTTCTGGTCTCCGTAGGCAGGAAGCCCAACAGCGAGGGCATAGGTCTCGAGAACACGTCCGTCGAAAGGGACGCGAAGGGATTCATAAAGGTCGACGAGCACCGCCGCACGAAGGAGCCCCGCATCTTCGCCATAGGCGACGTCGCCGGCGAGCCGATGCTCGCACACAAGGCGACCCACGAGGGGAGGGTGGTGGCCGAGGTGCTCGCCGGAAAGAAATCGGCCTTCGAGCCCAACGCCATTCCGGCCGTCGTCTTCACGGACCCCGAGATCGCCTGGTGCGGGCTCACGGAAACCGAGGCCCGCGAAAAGAAGATTCCGTTCACGATCGCGAGATTCCCCTGGGCCGCGTCGGGGAGGGCCTCGACGCTCGACCGCCCGGACGGCGTGACGAAGCTCGTTTTAGAGCCCGACACGGGACGCGTCCTCGGCGTCGGGATCGCGGGGGTAGGAGCGGGAGAGCTCATCTCCGAGGGCGTCCTCGCCGTCGAGATGGGGGCCCTCGCCGAGGATATAGCGCTGTCGATACATCCGCACCCCACGCTGTCCGAAACCTTCATGGAGGCCGCCGAGTCCTTCGTCGGATCGAGCACCCACTTCTACAAAACCAAAAAATCCTGA
- a CDS encoding 2-oxo acid dehydrogenase subunit E2, producing the protein MAIEFKLPDLGEDIETGDVTTVYVSAGDKVSKDQALMELETDKAALEIPSPADGVIKEVHVKSGETIKVGQLLVTIDDGAGGGEAEKKEAPKEKKAVPEKAEAKEEGEEGKEEPAKEEKAEEEPAPEEGKKEEAPEKPEGKAEEPEEGGKKEAGAKEPPSEKEAPPKEEKKPEAKAGPKAEEKETEKETRPAPESTGPSGIIPASPTVRRLAREMGVDIAKIKGTGPGGRITEEDLERGEEKKPAAEVKLRAPEAAEEKPAAGEAESGSDKWGPVESVPMSKVRRLTAERLTDAWKAPHVTQHDKADITEMEKLRKQYGKEVAEAGGKLTMTSIILKIAASALKAFPQFNASVDMENNRIVYKKYYNIGVAVDTDRGLLVPVIRDADRKNIEELSVDLSVLSEKARTKKITAAELQGGTFTVSNLGGIGGTYFTPVLNAPEVAILGVSRAVTEAVYIDGQFQPRLMLPLSLSYDHRLIDGADAARFARWIAEALEEPFRLSLEG; encoded by the coding sequence ATGGCTATAGAATTCAAACTCCCGGACCTCGGCGAGGACATAGAGACAGGCGACGTTACGACCGTATACGTTTCGGCCGGAGACAAGGTGTCGAAGGACCAGGCGTTAATGGAGCTCGAGACGGACAAGGCCGCGCTCGAAATACCGTCCCCCGCGGACGGCGTGATAAAAGAGGTTCACGTGAAGTCGGGCGAGACGATAAAGGTAGGCCAGCTCCTGGTGACGATAGACGACGGGGCGGGCGGAGGCGAAGCGGAGAAGAAGGAAGCGCCGAAAGAGAAAAAGGCCGTGCCGGAAAAAGCCGAAGCCAAGGAAGAAGGAGAAGAAGGAAAGGAAGAACCTGCGAAGGAAGAAAAGGCGGAAGAGGAGCCCGCACCGGAAGAAGGGAAAAAAGAGGAAGCGCCCGAAAAGCCGGAAGGGAAGGCCGAAGAGCCGGAGGAAGGCGGGAAGAAAGAAGCCGGGGCAAAGGAGCCCCCGTCAGAGAAGGAAGCTCCGCCAAAAGAAGAGAAGAAGCCGGAGGCCAAAGCCGGGCCGAAAGCCGAAGAGAAGGAAACGGAAAAGGAAACGCGGCCCGCACCCGAAAGCACGGGGCCCAGCGGAATAATCCCGGCCTCACCGACAGTAAGAAGACTCGCCCGGGAAATGGGCGTAGACATAGCGAAGATAAAAGGCACCGGCCCCGGGGGGCGCATCACCGAAGAAGACCTCGAGCGCGGCGAAGAGAAGAAGCCCGCAGCGGAAGTAAAGCTCCGCGCACCGGAGGCAGCCGAGGAAAAGCCCGCCGCCGGTGAAGCGGAATCCGGGTCCGACAAGTGGGGCCCCGTAGAGAGCGTCCCCATGTCGAAGGTGAGAAGGCTCACCGCCGAAAGGCTCACCGATGCGTGGAAGGCCCCTCACGTTACGCAGCACGACAAGGCGGACATAACGGAGATGGAAAAGCTCCGGAAGCAGTACGGAAAGGAAGTCGCCGAGGCGGGCGGCAAGCTGACCATGACGTCTATAATCCTCAAGATCGCAGCCTCGGCCTTAAAGGCCTTCCCTCAGTTCAACGCCTCCGTCGATATGGAAAATAACCGGATCGTATACAAGAAGTATTATAATATAGGGGTCGCCGTCGATACCGACAGGGGGCTTCTGGTCCCGGTCATAAGGGACGCCGACAGGAAGAACATAGAGGAGCTATCGGTAGACCTCAGCGTTCTCTCCGAGAAAGCGAGGACGAAGAAGATCACCGCCGCCGAGCTTCAGGGGGGGACGTTCACGGTAAGCAACCTCGGCGGAATCGGGGGCACTTACTTCACCCCCGTCCTCAACGCGCCCGAGGTCGCGATACTAGGCGTCTCCCGTGCGGTTACCGAGGCCGTGTACATCGACGGGCAGTTCCAGCCGAGGCTAATGCTCCCCCTCTCCCTGTCGTACGACCACAGGCTCATCGACGGCGCCGACGCCGCGAGATTCGCAAGGTGGATTGCCGAAGCGCTCGAAGAGCCGTTCAGGCTCTCTCTCGAAGGATAG
- the aceE gene encoding pyruvate dehydrogenase (acetyl-transferring), homodimeric type — protein MPEKSDDRKKELEKIENREWLESLDYVLETAGEERAATLIKILQIHAQKKGVRLPFTANTPYINTFPLSKQPQYPGRQDIEWNIRSLIRWNAMAMVVRANRLEEGIGGHISTYASAAALYEVAFNHFLRGPDGRSEGDMVYFQGHASPGIYARAFLEGRLSIEDLQNFRRELSPNGGLSSYPHPWLMPRFWQFPTVSMGLSPIMAIYQARFNRYLEDRGLKEPSDTRVWVFLGDGECDEPETLGAITLASREKLDNLIFVINSNLQRLDGPVRGNSKIIQELEAIFRGAGWNVIKVIWGSNWDPLLAKDKDGLLVKRMGEAVDGDYQKYSVADGEYIRRHFFGKYPELLEMVKDLSDEQLQKLRRGGHDPEKIYPAYKAAVENEGSPTVILAKTIKGYGLGEAGEGRNVTHQQKKLNEDELREFRRRFNIPISDEDVAKAPFYRPPDDSPEIKYLLERRRELGGFLPQRKVLAGPMELPSPALFEEFHKGSGGRAAATTMAIVRLLAKLLKDKNIGKYMVPIVPDEARTFGMESLFRQVGIYSHVGQLYDPVDAETLLFYKEARDGQILEEGITEAGAMSSFIAAGTSYANHGINMIPFFIFYSMFGFQRIGDLIWAAGDSRAKGFLVGGTAGRTTLAGEGLQHQDGHSHLLAYPLPNLKAYDPAFAYEIAVIVEEGIRRMFGEQEDLMYYITVMNETYEQPPMPEGAREGILKGMYRFRAAANKNGDLRAQLLGSGTILNEVLTAQKVLEEKYGVAADVWSVTSYKELHRDGYECDRWNMLHPSEIKRTPYAAACLGDAPGVIVAASDYVTALPDSISQWLPRPLVSLGTDGFGRSAGRKALRDFFEVDWRYITLAVLASLTWEKKIGSGVVENAIRDMGVNPGKASPLVS, from the coding sequence ATGCCCGAAAAATCCGACGACAGAAAAAAGGAGCTCGAGAAGATAGAGAACAGGGAATGGCTCGAATCCCTCGATTACGTCCTCGAAACGGCGGGCGAAGAGCGGGCGGCCACGCTCATAAAGATCCTCCAGATACACGCGCAGAAAAAGGGCGTCAGGCTCCCGTTCACCGCCAACACACCCTACATAAACACGTTCCCCCTCTCGAAGCAGCCCCAGTATCCCGGCAGGCAGGATATCGAATGGAACATACGGAGCCTCATCCGGTGGAACGCGATGGCAATGGTCGTCCGCGCCAACAGGCTCGAAGAGGGCATAGGCGGCCACATATCGACCTACGCCTCGGCGGCCGCGCTCTACGAAGTCGCGTTCAACCACTTCCTTAGAGGCCCCGACGGAAGGAGCGAGGGCGATATGGTCTACTTCCAGGGCCACGCCTCGCCCGGCATATACGCGAGGGCGTTTCTCGAAGGGCGGCTCTCCATCGAGGACCTCCAGAACTTCAGGCGCGAGCTCTCGCCCAACGGGGGCCTTTCGTCCTACCCGCACCCGTGGCTCATGCCGCGCTTCTGGCAGTTCCCGACGGTGTCGATGGGCCTCAGCCCCATAATGGCGATATACCAGGCGCGGTTCAACCGCTACCTCGAAGACAGGGGCCTTAAGGAGCCCTCCGACACGCGCGTATGGGTGTTTCTGGGGGACGGCGAATGCGACGAGCCCGAGACCCTCGGCGCCATAACGCTCGCTTCGAGGGAGAAGCTCGACAACCTCATATTCGTAATCAACAGCAACCTCCAGCGGCTGGACGGTCCCGTAAGGGGCAACAGCAAGATAATCCAGGAGCTGGAGGCCATATTCCGGGGCGCCGGGTGGAACGTCATAAAAGTCATCTGGGGCAGCAACTGGGACCCTCTCCTGGCCAAAGACAAGGACGGGCTCCTCGTAAAACGCATGGGCGAGGCTGTCGACGGGGATTACCAGAAATACAGCGTCGCCGACGGCGAATACATACGCAGGCACTTCTTCGGGAAATATCCCGAGCTACTCGAGATGGTTAAAGACCTCTCCGACGAGCAGCTTCAAAAGCTCCGCCGCGGCGGGCACGACCCCGAGAAGATATACCCCGCTTACAAGGCAGCGGTGGAGAACGAAGGCTCGCCGACCGTCATACTCGCGAAAACGATAAAGGGATACGGGCTCGGCGAGGCAGGGGAGGGGAGGAACGTCACCCACCAGCAGAAGAAGCTGAACGAAGACGAGCTCCGTGAATTCAGGCGGCGGTTCAACATCCCCATATCGGACGAGGACGTCGCCAAGGCGCCCTTCTACAGGCCGCCCGACGACAGCCCCGAGATAAAATATCTCCTCGAAAGACGCCGCGAGCTCGGCGGGTTCCTCCCGCAGAGGAAAGTACTCGCGGGCCCGATGGAGCTCCCGTCGCCCGCGCTGTTCGAGGAGTTCCACAAGGGCTCGGGCGGAAGGGCGGCCGCGACGACCATGGCTATAGTGAGGCTCCTCGCCAAGCTCCTTAAGGATAAGAATATCGGAAAGTACATGGTCCCCATAGTCCCGGACGAAGCCCGCACGTTCGGCATGGAATCCCTCTTCAGGCAGGTCGGTATATACTCGCACGTGGGCCAGCTCTACGACCCGGTAGACGCCGAAACGCTCCTCTTTTATAAAGAAGCCAGGGACGGCCAGATACTCGAAGAGGGCATCACCGAGGCGGGCGCGATGTCGTCCTTCATCGCCGCGGGGACGTCGTACGCCAACCACGGCATCAACATGATCCCGTTCTTCATCTTCTACTCGATGTTCGGGTTCCAGCGCATCGGCGACCTCATCTGGGCGGCGGGCGATTCGCGCGCGAAGGGATTCCTCGTCGGCGGCACGGCGGGGCGGACGACGCTCGCGGGCGAGGGGCTCCAGCACCAGGACGGGCACAGCCACCTTCTCGCGTATCCGCTGCCGAACCTGAAAGCATACGACCCGGCGTTCGCCTACGAGATAGCCGTCATCGTCGAGGAAGGCATAAGGCGCATGTTCGGCGAGCAGGAAGACCTGATGTACTACATAACCGTCATGAACGAAACCTACGAGCAGCCCCCGATGCCCGAGGGCGCGCGCGAGGGGATACTGAAGGGCATGTACAGGTTCAGGGCCGCGGCGAACAAGAACGGCGATCTCAGGGCGCAGCTCCTCGGGAGCGGGACGATACTCAACGAAGTGCTTACGGCGCAGAAGGTGCTCGAAGAGAAGTACGGCGTCGCCGCCGACGTGTGGAGCGTCACGAGCTATAAGGAGCTCCACAGGGACGGCTACGAGTGCGACCGCTGGAACATGCTCCATCCGTCGGAGATAAAGCGGACGCCGTACGCGGCCGCATGCCTCGGGGACGCCCCGGGCGTCATAGTGGCGGCGTCCGACTACGTGACGGCCCTCCCGGATTCGATATCCCAGTGGCTGCCGCGCCCGCTCGTCTCGCTCGGGACGGACGGCTTCGGGAGGAGCGCGGGCCGGAAGGCGCTCAGGGACTTCTTCGAGGTGGACTGGAGATATATAACCCTCGCGGTCCTGGCGTCCCTTACGTGGGAAAAGAAAATCGGCTCGGGCGTCGTCGAGAATGCGATAAGAGACATGGGCGTCAATCCCGGAAAGGCGAGCCCGCTCGTTTCCTGA